The Haliaeetus albicilla chromosome 4, bHalAlb1.1, whole genome shotgun sequence genomic sequence TTTGCGACCCCAGGACCGATGCCGGTGCCTTCCCCGGGGCTGTCAGCTGTGCCCCACATGGGAGCGGGGGGCTGGCCGGCACCCCTCCTTTTGCAGGGGGGCACCCACGTGCCACACACACCTCCTGCGCCTGCTCAGGCCGACGCTGCTCACGCTCTGCCTGCCCGGCTCCGGCCCTCGCCCTGCGGCCCGCCACCAGCCCgcctgcctgtccccagccccccccccccgcaccccttCCCACCCGACCCCCCGGTGCCACGGCACAGCCCCAGAGGTGCTTTGCCGAGACCCGCACCACTCTGCACCCCCTCCCTGGCTGGCGGCAGGATGCTCCAGCGTGGCCGGGgtgccctgggcaggggggaCGGGATGGGGGCAGCCGCTGGGCACCCACCTTCCAGATGCTGCTGTAGCGATAGGGCTTTATTTATTGACTTTGGGGAGAAGGCGTCtgcccgtccccatccccgtcccctcCTCTCTGCCGGGCTCCGGAGCTGCCAACGTCCCCACGGTTTGGAGCAAGCAACGCGCCAGAGCAGCAATAAAGACCCTGAGCAGCCGGTCCCGTCTCCGTGCCtcgctgggagggggggggggacggggacacggcaGAGCAGCCCCCGCCCGCCACCCAGGGCTTCGCACCTCGGGAGGGTCCCGTCCCAAAAACCAGGGACCCGAAGCCAGTAAGACTTCCAGGTGGGGCCGGGCTGGGAAGGGTGTCGGAAACTTGGGGAAGGAGCCAGGAAAGCTGCGAAGCGCCGGGGCgggtgcggggtgggggggtgggtggggggctgGTTCACGGGGTGCTTACGTCATGGAGCGAAAATACCGGGTGCTGCGCGGGGCAGCCGGAGCCGGGCTCCTGCTGGGGACACGGCGGGTGCAGGTGAGGGGCACCCCGCGGCGGggacccgccccccccccccgctataAATACCCGCTGCCCATAtgaggccgggccgggcgcgcTGGCGGGGGCTGCTCCGGTTACAGCCCGgcctgacacccccccaccccccgccccggctgcACCCACGGGCCCCTCGGTGCGCACACGCACCCCCGCGCCCGTAGCGCGTGCCTGCGCGGGTGGGCGCGGCCACACGCGTAAAGGCTTGTGCCCACGGACCGTCACACTCTCACCCTGTCAcgcgcgcgccccccccccggcaccgtGCCGCCCTTCGCCCGCCCGCCCACGCCTGCACGCGCCCCCCGCTTGCGCGCCCACGGCCGGCCCCCTTTGCCCAGGCCGGCGGGCACGCGCCCGCGCGTTCCCCTCCTCCCGCCGCTGCGGCGCCCCCTGGCGGTCGGCGGGGCGCCGCCCGGTAGCACCGCCCGGCAGCACCGCCCGGCGCGGTgacgctggggggggggcggcgagAGCCCCGCGCGCTGACGTGTCGCAGCCACGTGTGCGGAagcggcgggcgggccgggggaGGTGGGAGCGGCGGTGGAGGGGACGGGGCTGCGGGGGCcgccggagcggagcggggTCGAGATGCCGCTGAAGGCGGTAATCCTCATCGGGGGCCCGCAGAAGGGTAAGTGCGCCGGGCCCGCGGGGCgtcccgccggcgccgggccccgccgaccccctccctctgctccgcAGGGACCCGGTTCCGGCCGCTGTCCTTCGAGGTGCCCAAGCCGCTCTTCCCCGTGGCCGGGGTGCCCATGGTGCAGCACCACATCGAGGCCTGCGCCAAGGTACGGGGTCctggggtggtttgggggggggggggcggggctggcggggccAGGGCCGCCCTCCCCACGGCCGCCCTCCCCActctgccccctctccccccccaagGTGCCCGGCATGAAGGAGATCCTGCTGATGGGCTTCTATCAGCCCCACGAAGCCCTCAGCCGCTTCCTGGTGTCGGCGCAGCAGGAGTTCAAGATCCCCATCAGGTGGGCAGGAGACCTCCCACCCCCTCCGTGGTGGTGCAGGCTGGCTCGGCCCCTCACCCACCTCCCCCGGGgtggcagcccccagccagcACCCGGGCGTTGGGCAGGTGGGCACTGTCCCACCACAGATGGGCACAGCTGGCCTCCCGTGTCAGTTTTGCCAAATTTCCCTTGCCCTGGGCCCTGCCCTGGCTGGCTCCTGCTCCAAAGATGCCTCTCCAGCACAGCTCCAAGCTGCCGCAGCCTCCTTACCCTGTGCCAACGTCCACGTGAGCCCCACCGCTGCATGGCAGGATAATGtctccagcccctgccagcccatccctctgccctgctgctggtTGGTGCTAACAGACACCCGCTTCCCTAAGCCCTCGCTTTTCCCTGCTTGGCTCGCAGGTATCTCCAGGAGTACGCAGCGCTGGGCACGGGTGGTGGCATCTATCACTTCCGAGACCAGATCCTGTCAGGTGGTGCTGAGGCCTTCTTTGTCCTCAACGCGGACGTGTGCTCAGAGTTCCCcttgcaggagatgctggagtTCCGGCAGCAGCACGGGGACGCGCACAGCTTTGTCATTCTGGGTACCACAGTGagtggcagtgctggggagcagaggaacAGCGGTGCTCTGCCGTGGGCTTGTCTAGAAGCCAGCGGCTCCTGCGGTGGATGAGTCCCTGGGTGTGAGCTCTGGGTTTCATCTGCTCTGCATCCGCATGCCCGCTGCTCCACCATTGCTAACACGTCCTTGCTTCGCAGGCCAACAGGACACAGGCGCTGAATTATGGCTGTATCGTGGCAAACACGGACACGCAGGAGGTACTGGAGGGCCTTGGGGAGCCAGGCGCAATGTGGGCAGTGGGTGCTGCGCTGCCTGTGTGGGCGCGTTTTCCCAGCATGCCACAGCAGGCATGATGCCAGGTGCAGGGGCTGCATCCCGGGACtcacatattttcttttgcctccaGGTCCAGCACTACGTGGAGAAGCCCAGCACGTTTGTCAGTGAGATCATTAACTGTGGTGTCTACCTGTTCACACCTGCCATATTCCAACACATTGGTGAGGTCTTCCAGAGGAACCAGCAGGAGCTAGTGCTGTGAGTGCCTCTCTCTGCCCCGCATCCTTCCCACCCCACTGCTTCCCAGGGCTGCAGCGGCACGCTCATCCTCCATTCTTTCTCtatcttctctcttcctctgccaTCACTTACTTGTTTCCTGGTCCTGCACCAGCTGTCCTTACCTTGGGTAAGTTTCCCTCTGTGTGTGCACTGGCTGCTCTCCAGGCTGGATCGTTCCTAGTGGTAATGCATGCTTTCCTCCCTGCTCTAGGCCGCTTTGCAAGGCTGCTCTTTCCTCTGCTCGTCTCCTGGCCAGCTTGAGactccccctctcccttcctctcctcccaccccatcctCATTCAGCTCCAGACAAGGGGCTGAGCAAGCCTGGGaatgctctgctccctgctccagctcttTGCACTAGTTAGCCTGTCACCTGACATCTCTGCCACCACCCAAGCAAAAATCCATCTGGGCAGGGCTCTGGAACAGGGCCAGGATCTGTCACTCATACACCCATCTGGACTGGGCAGGGCTCTTGCACCATCAACTTCTGGCTCAGAGCTTATTTCAGCTGGTAGACCCCCCTCCCTCTGGGGCtcagtggggctgggcaggCCTAGCCTGACAGCTGGGGCTGTCCCCAACTTTGGGGAGAAATCCATGTTTAGGTAGGAGTCTAGGATCACTGTAGCCCCCAGATTTGGGGGAGGTAGCTCTTGGGGTCCCTGGCTGAGGCAGGTGTCTAACGGGCCTCTCGCTTGCAGAGAGGAGAGCTCCAACGGCTGGCAGCGTGCTGAAGTGATCCGGCTAGAGCAGGACGTTTTCACGGCGCTGGCTGGGAGTGGCAAACTCTATGTCTACAAAACTGATGGCTTCTGGAGCCAGATCAAATCAGCAGGGTAAGGTCTGGAGCTAGAGCTGGTGCAGCAGGGGCATCAAGCAGTCCGTACCAGAGATGGGAGATGAGGGCGCCCAGGCAGGGCcctgggggtgggtggggtgcGCTGAATTCAGAGCTTCCTCTGCCCTGGTAGCGCTGGAGAGGTAATAACAatcatttgcttttccttccccagctctgccatctATGCCAGTCGCCTTTACCTGAACCAGTACAGCAAAAGCCACCCAGAGAGGCTGGCCCAGAACAAGGCTGGAGGCCCTGTCATCCGAGGTACCCCTCTGATGTACCCCACTGCCTTGAGGGCTGCCGCAGGACCTCCCCTGATCTGAGAGGTGGGTGCTTCTGTGAGCTgcctcccctgatgcagctgcCTTGTGTTGCAGGGAATGTGTACATCCACCCAACGGCCTCCATCGACAGCACTGCAGTGGTGAGTGCAGGCCTGGGGGACCCCGTGGCAGGGCGATGCTTGGGGGTGCTGAGGGTGTCATTGTCCTCAACCCCATCACCTCCCTCTGTCCTCACAGCTGGGCCCCAACGTCTCCATTGGGGAGGGGGTGACGGTGGGAGCTGGTGTGCGAGTGCGAGAGTCCATTGTCCTGCATGGCGCCTCACTCCACGTAAGTAGGGTTTGCCTGAGAGTGTGGGTGTCAACCCCCACCCCttccagggaggcagcagcacccTTCACCCCCCTCTTCTTCACCCTAGGACCATACCTGTGTCCTCAATACTATCGTGGGCTGGGACAGCACCATCGGGCGCTGGGCCCGGGTTGAAGGAACACCCAGTGACCCCAACCCCAACGATCCCTATGCCAAGATTGACAGTGAGACTCTCTTCCGGGACGGGCGCCTCACGCCATCCATTACAATCCTGGGTACATCCTACCCGC encodes the following:
- the GMPPA gene encoding mannose-1-phosphate guanylyltransferase regulatory subunit alpha isoform X3: MPLKAVILIGGPQKGTRFRPLSFEVPKPLFPVAGVPMVQHHIEACAKVPGMKEILLMGFYQPHEALSRFLVSAQQEFKIPIRYLQEYAALGTGGGIYHFRDQILSGGAEAFFVLNADVCSEFPLQEMLEFRQQHGDAHSFVILGTTANRTQALNYGCIVANTDTQEVQHYVEKPSTFVSEIINCGVYLFTPAIFQHIGEVFQRNQQELVLEESSNGWQRAEVIRLEQDVFTALAGSGKLYVYKTDGFWSQIKSAGSAIYASRLYLNQYSKSHPERLAQNKAGGPVIRGNVYIHPTASIDSTAVLGPNVSIGEGVTVGAGVRVRESIVLHGASLHDHTCVLNTIVGWDSTIGRWARVEGTPSDPNPNDPYAKIDSETLFRDGRLTPSITILGCSVTIPAEVVILNSIVLPHKELSRSYKNQIIL
- the GMPPA gene encoding mannose-1-phosphate guanylyltransferase regulatory subunit alpha isoform X2 — protein: MPLKAVILIGGPQKGTRFRPLSFEVPKPLFPVAGVPMVQHHIEACAKVPGMKEILLMGFYQPHEALSRFLVSAQQEFKIPIRYLQEYAALGTGGGIYHFRDQILSGGAEAFFVLNADVCSEFPLQEMLEFRQQHGDAHSFVILGTTANRTQALNYGCIVANTDTQEVQHYVEKPSTFVSEIINCGVYLFTPAIFQHIGEVFQRNQQELVLEESSNGWQRAEVIRLEQDVFTALAGSGKLYVYKTDGFWSQIKSAGSAIYASRLYLNQYSKSHPERLAQNKAGGPVIRGNVYIHPTASIDSTAVLGPNVSIGEGVTVGAGVRVRESIVLHGASLHDHTCVLNTIVGWDSTIGRWARVEGTPSDPNPNDPYAKIDSETLFRDGRLTPSITILGCSVTIPAEVVILNSIVLPHKELSRSYKNQIILFLLILAAFVYSNQHCPLSTYLPVFASGFGALC
- the GMPPA gene encoding mannose-1-phosphate guanylyltransferase regulatory subunit alpha isoform X1, producing the protein MPLKAVILIGGPQKGTRFRPLSFEVPKPLFPVAGVPMVQHHIEACAKVPGMKEILLMGFYQPHEALSRFLVSAQQEFKIPIRYLQEYAALGTGGGIYHFRDQILSGGAEAFFVLNADVCSEFPLQEMLEFRQQHGDAHSFVILGTTANRTQALNYGCIVANTDTQEVQHYVEKPSTFVSEIINCGVYLFTPAIFQHIGEVFQRNQQELVGPLACREESSNGWQRAEVIRLEQDVFTALAGSGKLYVYKTDGFWSQIKSAGSAIYASRLYLNQYSKSHPERLAQNKAGGPVIRGNVYIHPTASIDSTAVLGPNVSIGEGVTVGAGVRVRESIVLHGASLHDHTCVLNTIVGWDSTIGRWARVEGTPSDPNPNDPYAKIDSETLFRDGRLTPSITILGCSVTIPAEVVILNSIVLPHKELSRSYKNQIILFLLILAAFVYSNQHCPLSTYLPVFASGFGALC